The nucleotide window CCGTTAAAAGAAGCCGGAAATTGGGCGACTTGGAAAAATTGAGATTCCGTTGGGCCAGGACATAAGGCTAAAATATTGACTCCTGTATTTTTATTTTCTGCCCAAATTGCCTCGGTAAAACTGAGAACAAAGGCTTTAGTGGCAGCATAAACCGATAAATAGGGTAAGGGTTGAAAAGCGGCGATAGAAGCGACATTAATGATATTGCCGTACCCTTGAGACTGCATAGGGGCTAAAACTAGATAAGTTAACTCCACCAAAGTAGTAATATTGAGGTGGATCATCTCCACTTGGCGCGACAATTCCCGTTGTGTAAATTTTCCGTAATCTCCAAAGCCGGCATTGTTGATCAATGTATCGATCATTAATCCTTTTTGGGTAATCTTATCGTAGACCTCCCTAGCCGCTCCAGGTAAACTTAAATCTTGAACCATGACCTCAACTTGTATAGGATGCTGTTGTTGAAGTTGTTTAGCCAGTTGCTCCAGTTTATCCTGAGAACGGGCAACTAACACTAGATTAGTTTTACTCTTGGCTAATTCCTTGGCAAAGGCAGCACCAATTCCTGAAGAAGCACCGGTAACTAAAGCCGTTTTCATAACTGTACAATTTAAAAACTCATCTGTTGTTACGAATTGTAACGTATTAGAATAAAATTAGAGCTTAGTTCAATTTCAACTAACTCACTCAGGAAGAAATGTTAGGTTGAAAGTAAGGAGTCTCATGGTGACAGGCTATTATTCTTGCCCTGATTTCCAAGGGAACCGAGGCGATCGCCTAATACTTTACCCCCTACCCTGTTTAACTCCTATGGAACCTTATGGCTACCACTATCGTCGATGTCCTCCCCTAGGGACAAGACTCTATAAATCCTTAGTTAAAACCATCAAAAGTTTGTCCAGAGGTCCGTCTTTGATGGATCGCTATCTTACCTCTCAACTGATTCCGCCTTTTGTTTTGAGCGTCGGGATTTTTACCTCAATGGGGGTTGCTCTGGCTAACCTATCGGATTTATCGAATAAGGTTTTTGAGTACGATTTACCGGTGATAGACGCTCTAAAAATCTTATTATACAGAGTTCCTGAATTTTTTGCTTATGCTCTGCCGATATCGGTTTTATTGACTACGTTGATGACCTATGGACGGTTGAGCAGTGAGAGTGAGTTGATTGCCCTGAGAAGTTGCGGAATTAGCCTCTGGAGAGCAACGGTTCCGGCTGTTATTCTCAGCGTGATCGTGAGCGGAATAACATTTGTTTTTAGTGAAGGTGTTGTTCCAGAAACGAATTACCGGGCTACAGAAATTTTAGTCAAAGTTTTACATGAGGAGCGAAATTTCTGGCAAAATAAGGATATTTTTTATCCAAATTATGAAGAAGTTAAACTAGCTAATGGTCAAACTTTTCGACAACTGAAAACTTTATTTTATGCCGAAAAATTTGATGGACAAAAGATGCGCTCTTTGACCATTATTAACTGGTTAGGAGACCATCTTAATGAAATTGTGGTTTCAGATTCGGCTCAATGGAATGCGAATCAAAATATTTGGGATTTCTTTAATGGGACAGTTTATTTAATCGATACAGATAAGTCCTATAAAGAAGCTGTTCCTTTTAAACATCAGCAGTTCCCTTTGCCTAAAGAAGCGTTTGAGTTTGCAACTCAAGGAAGAAATCCCTATGAAATGAATCTTTTTCAGGCGCTACAATATAAAAGATTACTGGAGGCGAGTGGAGATAATAAAAATGTCCGCTTCTTTGACGTTCGGATTCACCAAAAAATAGCTTTTCCGTTTGTTTGTTTAGTTTTTGGAATTATGGGAGCAGCTATCGGTGCTAAACCTCAACAAATGAGTCGAGGCACAAGTTTAGGGTTAACTGTTGGCATTGTTTTCTCTTATTATATGCTCAATTTCTTTACCGGCAGTTTTGGCATGATCGGGCTATTATCCCCGATGATGGCGGCTTGGTTGCCTAATTTATTCGGTGTAGGAATTGGAGGATGGATTTTGAAAAAATTAGAGAATTAATTAAAATGACATCTAATTGGCAAATTAAGTTACTTTATGATGGGGAATGTCCTCTATGTCTTCGAGAAGTTCGTTTTCTTCAAGAAAAAGATCGCGGACGAGGATTAGTCATTTTTGTGGATATTGCCGATGAGAATTATTCTCCGATTGAACATGGCGGCGTGACTTACTCAGAAGCTATGGGGCGAATTCATGCCATCCTCCCCGATGGGACTATTGTTAAAAATGTTGAGGTGTTTCGCCGAGTTTATAAGGTTTTAGGCATGGGTTGGGTTTACGCCCTGACTAAAATTCCTCTCATTGAAGCGATCGCCAATAGGCTCTATTTTATTTGGGCACAATGGCGTTTAAAGTTGACAGGAAGACCAGATTTAGGGACTTTGGTGGCTCAACGTCAACAACGCTTACAAGACTGTCCCACAGGCAATTGTAAGATCGACTCTCCACAGTATTAAGTTTTGTAACAATATAAGATTCTGTAGCATTTTATACAGTTTTTCTTGTTATAGTATTGATGTAAGCAAATTCAACCTTATCCATCAACCAACTAGATAAGCAATCGGAGAAAAAGCATGAAAACTCAAGAACAAGCACGGGCATTAATGAAACGGCAGCAACAAGCCCTCAAAAATCGTCAACAATCCATGTTAGAACGGGCGGCGGCAGAAATTGGATTAGACGACTCTAAGTTAAACAAATAAATACCAA belongs to Gloeothece citriformis PCC 7424 and includes:
- a CDS encoding SDR family NAD(P)-dependent oxidoreductase, producing MKTALVTGASSGIGAAFAKELAKSKTNLVLVARSQDKLEQLAKQLQQQHPIQVEVMVQDLSLPGAAREVYDKITQKGLMIDTLINNAGFGDYGKFTQRELSRQVEMIHLNITTLVELTYLVLAPMQSQGYGNIINVASIAAFQPLPYLSVYAATKAFVLSFTEAIWAENKNTGVNILALCPGPTESQFFQVAQFPASFNGQNQGEYTSASQVVQDALKALEKPHSTLVTGGLSNQIIVNLHRFLPREVLLSAVEQQFKAK
- a CDS encoding thiol-disulfide oxidoreductase DCC family protein: MDFEKIRELIKMTSNWQIKLLYDGECPLCLREVRFLQEKDRGRGLVIFVDIADENYSPIEHGGVTYSEAMGRIHAILPDGTIVKNVEVFRRVYKVLGMGWVYALTKIPLIEAIANRLYFIWAQWRLKLTGRPDLGTLVAQRQQRLQDCPTGNCKIDSPQY
- a CDS encoding LptF/LptG family permease, translated to MDRYLTSQLIPPFVLSVGIFTSMGVALANLSDLSNKVFEYDLPVIDALKILLYRVPEFFAYALPISVLLTTLMTYGRLSSESELIALRSCGISLWRATVPAVILSVIVSGITFVFSEGVVPETNYRATEILVKVLHEERNFWQNKDIFYPNYEEVKLANGQTFRQLKTLFYAEKFDGQKMRSLTIINWLGDHLNEIVVSDSAQWNANQNIWDFFNGTVYLIDTDKSYKEAVPFKHQQFPLPKEAFEFATQGRNPYEMNLFQALQYKRLLEASGDNKNVRFFDVRIHQKIAFPFVCLVFGIMGAAIGAKPQQMSRGTSLGLTVGIVFSYYMLNFFTGSFGMIGLLSPMMAAWLPNLFGVGIGGWILKKLEN